A window of Macaca mulatta isolate MMU2019108-1 chromosome 7, T2T-MMU8v2.0, whole genome shotgun sequence genomic DNA:
AGTGGATATTTTTAGTGAATCACATTATGTGGTTTTAATGAGTAGGCTTTTCAAAGGcaaatttttctttccctcccctaaacagaaatatttgaattaggattattttattaaatcaaaCAGGAATGGATCACCTCTCCTCAAAGAAAGTAAAAGGCATGAAATACCATCATTCTCATGGAGAAATCGGAGGTGAGAGAAATGAGACCTAACCTTTTAAGTTGCCCGGCAAAATTATTCATGTTGGGATGGGGTTATAAGTCTAGTCGAGACTTTGAGCTAGTGCTGTCCCTTCAGAGCCCACAGACTATAGCATCTCCAGTTGTTATCTGTTCTATCACTTAGTATAATTTCTTAGTCTAGTTATTTTGACATTCTGTGACTCAGTTTACCTATCTATAAAACGGACTTTTTGACTACGTTATTGTTAAAAAGTGGGggtgggaaagggaaaaaaagaaggcagTTTGATCCTATAAGTAAATGTTTCTTGATGAAAAGTATtctatatgaatgaatgaatgatgttaTTTTGATCTTGGTGTGAAACCAAACGCTTCTAGCTAGGAATTCTTCATTAGAAAGATGCTTTTAAATTGTCTTTCCTGGGTTACTTTTCCTTTTGTTCAGGTGAAAGGAAAAGCATGGTTAGAGTGATGGCAGccacttaaaaaatgtttattcacaaTTCACCTACTTCTCAAAAAGAATTTGAGACAAGTTAGAAAGTTCTAATAAAACAGATTCATTAACAGAAgctaagaaaaaaacatgaagtgGTAATTGAAGAAAAATTCATATCAAGAAATCCTGGCAAAAAGAGTGCAATTTCTAGCTCCGAGGTTTCCAACAGCTGGGCAGAGAGAAACCCTGTGGATTACAGAACCCTCCTTAACTAATCAGAAGAATTGTGTTGGTTCTTTAAGGGAAATGACCTTTTCCTGGCCCTTAGCTCCTCCAGGTGGTGTCTGTCCTGAGAAGTGGTGTGTGGAGGTGCCCAAGACATTGCCACAGGAGGCGGCTTTCAGCAGAGTTGGGAAGAGCCCTTCCTGGAGGAAGACTTGTCTGACTTTGGCTGATGAGATCTAAGTCAGGAGCAGAGAAGAACCATTCCTTTCCCCTCCGTCATCAGAGGAAGgacaaggaaagaggaaagaaagggaaaagaacatACTCTTCTCGGCTTAGAAGAAATCCACatccacttctcaaaagaagacattcatacagccaacagacacatgaaaaaatgctcatcatcactggccatcagagaaatgcaaatcaaaaccacaatgagataccatctcacaccagttagaatggcaatcattacaaaatcaggaaacaacaggtgctggagaggatatggagaaataggaacacttttacactgttggtgggactgtaaactagttcaaccattgtggaaaacagtgtggtgattcctcaaggagctagaactagaaataccatttgacccagccatcccattactggggatatacccaaaggattataaggcatgctgctataaagacacatgcacacgtatgtttattgtggcactattcacaatagcaaagacttggaatcaacccaagtgtccatcagtgacagactggattaagaaaatgtggcacatagacaccatggaatactatgcagccataaaaaaggatgagttcatgtcatttgtagggacatggatgcagctggaaaccatcattctcagcaaactatcacaagaacagaaaacaaaatactgcatgttctcactcataggtgggaattgaacaatgagatcacgtggagacaggaaggggagcatcacaccctgggtcctattgtggggagtggggaggggagagggatagcattaggagatatacctaatgtaaatgacgagttaatgggtgcagcacaccaacatggcacatgtatacatatgtaacaaacctgcacattgtgcacatgtaccctagagcttaaagtataatttaaaaaaaagatttaaaagtaaaaaaataataattttaaaaaaagaaatccacatcCCTTGAAAGCAAGTTACAACAGTTTATTTGGAAATCGCTATATAGAGTAGGGCTTGATTGGCCAATATAGATTGGCCAAAATACTTGTTTTTACCAAAGACCTTCTTGCTTTAAAGTAAAGCAGCTGACAATCGGATATTTGGAAGGGGCGCATCAGCTGCAGTGGCCCTCCTCCCTGAAGAAGGTCAGTTTGAGCTGCTGCCAGGAGATTGTGTCAAATACGAATGAAAAATGAgggttttttaaatgagattattgTGAAAAGGTAAGAAGACAGCTAAATCAGCTTTGTAGGAGATAAACAGTGGTATCTTGAGTAGACTCACA
This region includes:
- the LOC106999399 gene encoding uncharacterized protein LOC106999399, which codes for MALKSSWSTLRKRKQHVSQISVAVNHHERLNKCTLRFVNTPRLWTLKGMDHLSSKKVKGMKYHHSHGEIGAPPGGVCPEKWCVEVPKTLPQEAAFSRVGKSPSWRKTCLTLADEI